The proteins below come from a single Hippocampus zosterae strain Florida chromosome 5, ASM2543408v3, whole genome shotgun sequence genomic window:
- the seh1l gene encoding nucleoporin SEH1, whose amino-acid sequence MFVARSIAADHKDLIHDVSYDFHGRRMATCSSDQSVKVWDKSENGDWHCTASWKTHSGSVWRVTWAHPEFGQVLASCSFDRTAAVWEEIVGESNDKQRGQSHWIKRTTLVDSRTSVTDVKFAPKHMGLMLTTCSADGVVRIYEAPDVMNLSQWSLQHEISCKLSCSCISWNPSSSRAHPPMFAVGSDDSNVTYGGKVQIYEYNENTRKYAKAETLATITDAVHDIAFAPNLGRSFHVLAIATKDVRIFKLVPLRKESTSTGPTKFEVQIVAQFDNHNSQVWRVSWNITSTLLASSGDDGCVRLWKANYMDNWKCTGILKGDGSPLTGSSGQPTVMRTVVGSSAQASQNAVNGISAGRYFFPPLDPPRAATGHGHLLPPPSLIEHYDVEHNQPQQQSVSCRLSSRSLVSLSESDGQ is encoded by the exons ATGTTTGTTGCACGCAGCATTGCAGCAGATCATAAAGATCTCATTCATGATGTGTCGTATGATTTTCATGGCAGGAGAATGGCGACTTGTTCCAGTGACCAAAGTGTCAAA GTGTGGGACAAGAGTGAGAACGGAGATTGGCACTGTACTGCCAGCTGGAAG ACGCATAGTGGATCCGTGTGGAGAGTGACCTGGGCTCATCCAGAATTCGGACAAGTTCTTGCTTCATGTTCCTTTGACAGGACAGCGGCTGTTTGGGAGGAGATAGTAGGAGAGTCAAATGACAAACAGAGAGGACAGAGCCATTGG ATAAAAAGAACCACACTTGTGGACAGTAGAACATCAGTGACCGATGTGAAATTTGCTCCTAAACACATGGGCTTAATGCTGACCACGTGTTCAGCGGACGGAGTTGTGAGGATCTATGAGGCTCCAGACGTCATGAACCTGAGTCAGTGGTCCCTGCAGCATGAAATCTCTTGCAAACTCAGCTGCAGTTGCATTTCTTGGAACCCGTCCAG CTCCCGCGCCCACCCACCAATGTTTGCAGTGGGGAGTGACGACAGCAACGTGACGTATGGTGGCAAAGTCCAGATCTATGAGTACAATGAAAACACAAG aaaatatgccaaaGCTGAGACTCTGGCGACCATCACAGATGCAGTTCATGACATTGCATTTGCTCCAAACCTGGGACGATCCTTTCATGTCCTCGCCATTGCAACAAAAGATGTCCGAATCTTTAAGCTTGTCCCTTTAAG GAAGGAGAGCACCTCGACAGGACCAACCAAGTTTGAGGTGCAGATTGTCGCCCAGTTTGATAACCACAACTCCCAAGTGTGGCGTGTGAGCTGGAACATCACCAGCACCTTGCTGGCCTCTTCTGGGGATGATGGCTGCGTGCGTCTATGGAAAG CCAACTACATGGACAACTGGAAGTGCACAGGCATCCTGAAGGGAGACGGCAGCCCGCTAACTGGTTCATCTGGTCAGCCCACAGTCATGAGAACTGTGGTGGGCTCCTCTGCTCAGGCCTCCCAGAATGCAGTAAATGGAATTTCCGCAGGAAG GTATTTTTTTCCGCCTCTGGATCCCCCCAGAGCTGCAACCGGGCATGGTCACCTGCTGCCTCCCCCCTCACTCATAGAGCACTATGATGTTGAGCACAATCAGCCTCAGCAGCAGTCCGTATCATGCAGACTTTCCTCAAGATCATTGGTGTCCTTATCCGAGTCTGACGGGCAGTAA